From a single Miscanthus floridulus cultivar M001 chromosome 8, ASM1932011v1, whole genome shotgun sequence genomic region:
- the LOC136474579 gene encoding histone H4 — translation MSGRGKGGKGLGKGGAKRHRKVLRDNIQGITKPAIRRLARRGGVKRISGLIYEETRGVLKIFLENVIRDAVTYTEHARRKTVTAMDVVYALKRQGRTLYGFGG, via the coding sequence ATGTCTGGGCGCGGCAAGGGCGGCAAGGGGCTGGGCAAGGGCGGCGCGAAGCGCCACCGCAAGGTTCTCCGCGACAACATCCAGGGGATCACGAAGCCGGCGATCCGAAGGCTGGCGAGGAGGGGCGGCGTGAAGCGCATCTCCGGGCTCATCTACGAGGAGACCCGCGGCGTGCTCAAGATCTTCCTCGAGAACGTCATCCGCGACGCCGTCACCTACACCGAGCACGCCCGCCGCAAGACCGTCACCGCCATGGACGTCGTCTACGCGCTCAAGCGCCAGGGCCGCACCCTCTACGGATTCGGCGGCTGA
- the LOC136474581 gene encoding PH, RCC1 and FYVE domains-containing protein 1-like — protein MAGGLEWRSSATTTRGVEQAIITLKKGAHLLKCGKRGKPKFCTVRLSYDERALIWHSKEREKRLSLNSVSSVVLGQKTTKLLRLHWPEKESHSLSVIYKNGESSLDLVCKDRDQAECWYLGLTALISAPCTPLLLVNSTNSRRINSCTNSPPSYIQQRNRLFAVHDGRNFTKVHSLYGSPRLIQNKYLHSNLDCSEPFFSPRQKAWSELDSYLEKISPELVNRVKNNLRDIKSAEKMKDQRITQMPKPKQSEGSNAATDSLKDIFVWGDVLGRMSDHGHVSATNISLPRLLKSSQILDVQSIARGEKHAAIVTKQGQVFSWGEENGGRLGHKTSDSVSDPKIIDSLASTPVKTIAFGAKYTCAVSVSGELYEWGEGIHSLGFRNNQCQRSPWFPHKLISTSDGISVSKIACGQWHTAIVSSAGKLFTYGHGTFGVLGHGDTISVVQPKEVESLRGLRAKSVACGPWHTAAIVETSGTLKSNAPCGKLFTWGDAGGGKLGHTDKKSKLVPTCVELLIDCDFTQVSCGMSLTAVLTITGVVFTIGSKEHGQLGNPRSDNSSICMVEGPLKTEFVKDISCGSSHVAVLTMNGKVFTWGKGTEGQLGLGDYVDRSCPTLVEALEDKQVDSIVCSSNFTAVICVHREISSKDQSVCSSCRLAFRFTRKKHNCYNCGSLFCNSCSSNKVERAALAPDKSKQCRVCDACFNELNKTAEHGKMSCGSRIRKEESYTPKLSRMLKEANFIMEKMSSAQIPNQRNQESDTLNQMQKQRWGQVECPDQFKCARDNIPHWLTSKKQTIDVCRIGRMTDLVSQKTTAPLPQATNDRRKEQALMEKILLEEVKQLQAQVTTLAEECRHRSLKIQLYKRKLEETWLIVRDEATKCKAAKEIIKVLTNQRNALSNKLLDDLELGGSSILPDPPDKTLVTGKIPPLNSIRDQHNIEEVDMQSATSSNTVVVDDSAVHQNGRRASNSSRGYDGGTDSTVAPTDSNGVIEQIERGVYITVVTSPSGKKGIKRIRFSRKHFGEAEAQKWWEENESRVFAKYNSMEYLAV, from the exons ATGGCCGGGGGCTTGGAGTGGAGGAGCTCTGCAACCACAACCAGAGGAGTCGAGCAG GCCATTATTACTCTCAAGAAAGGTGCACATCTCCTGAAATGTGGGAAGAGAGGGAAACCCAAATTCTGCACTGTCAGGCTATCTTAT GATGAGAGAGCACTAATATGGCACtccaaagagagggaaaaacgttTAAGCTTGAATTCAGTGTCCAGTGTAGTTCTTGGACAGAAGACT ACAAAACTTTTGCGTCTGCATTGGCCAGAAAAGGAATCTCACTCCTTGTCAGTAATATACAAGAACGGCGAATCCTCTCTAGACTTG GTTTGCAAAGATAGAGATCAAGCTGAATGTTGGTATTTAGGCCTTACAGCCCTGATATCAGCGCCATGCACCCCATTACTTCTGGTTAACTCAACAAACAGCCGTCGGATAAACAGCTGCACGAATAGCCCTCCTAGCTATATTCAGCAAAGAAATAGGCTTTTCGCTGTGCACGATGGAAGAAATTTCACAAAG GTACATTCGCTATATGGCAGTCCTAGGTTGATACAGAACAAGTACTTGCACAGTAATTTGGATTGCTCCGAACCATTCTTTTCTCCAAGACAGAAAGCATGGTCAGAACTAGATTCCTACTTGGAAAAGATTAGTCCCGAATTGGTAAATCGAGTAAAAAATAATTTGAGAGACATAAAATCTGCTGAAAAAATGAAGGACCAAAGAATTACTCAAATGCCTAAACCCAAACAATCTGAGGGATCAAATGCAGCAACAGATTCTCTGAAGGACATTTTTGTCTGGGGTGATGTTCTGGGTCGTATGTCAGATCATGGACATGTATCAGCAACCAATATATCACTTCCAAGGTTATTGAAATCGTCGCAGATTCTTGATGTGCAGAGCATTGCCCGTGGAGAGAAACATGCGGCAATAGTTACTAAGCAGGGTCAGGTATTCTCTTGGGGTGAGGAAAATGGAGGGAGATTGGGACACAAAACAAGTGACAGTGTCTCTGATCCTAAGATCATTGACTCTCTTGCCTCCACACCTGTGAAGACTATTGCATTTGGGGCAAAGTACACATGTGCAGTTTCAGTTTCAGGAGAACTCTATGAATGGGGTGAAGGGATTCATAGCCTAGGGTTCAGGAACAATCAGTGTCAAAGAAGCCCATGGTTCCCGCATAAATTGATCAGTACTTCAGATGGCATATCTGTATCGAAGATTGCATGTGGTCAGTGGCAcacagctatagtatcctccgcAGGTAAGCTATTCACATATGGACATGGGACATTTGGTGTTCTTGGACATGGTGACACAATTAGTGTTGTTCAGCCGAAAGAAGTGGAGTCCTTGAGGGGCTTAAGAGCCAAGTCTGTCGCATGTGGACCATGGCACACTGCTGCTATTGTGGAAACATCAGGAACACTCAAGAGCAATGCTCCTTGTGGGAAGCTGTTCACATGGGGCGACGCAGGTGGAGGAAAGCTGGGCCATACTGACAAAAAGTCAAAGCTTGTACCAACTTGTGTCGAACTACTCATTGATTGTGATTTTACTCAGGTATCCTGCGGTATGTCACTAACAGCTGTGCTAACCATAACAGGTGTTGTATTTACCATTGGAAGCAAGGAGCATGGTCAATTAGGGAATCCTCGATCTGACAACTCATCTATTTGTATGGTTGAAGGGCCACTTAAGACTGAGTTTGTCAAAGATATATCCTGTGGCAGCTCCCATGTCGCAGTCTTGACAATGAACGGAAAAGTGTTTACCTGGGGCAAAGGCACAGAAGGGCAACTTGGTTTAGGGGATTATGTTGACAGGAGCTGCCCAACTCTAGTGGAGGCCCTGGAAGATAAACAGGTGGACAGTATAGTTTGTTCTTCCAATTTCACTGCTGTCATTTGTGTGCACAGGGAAATCTCAAGCAAAGATCAATCTGTATGCAGCAGTTGCAGGTTGGCATTTCggtttacaaggaagaagcacAACTGCTACAACTGTGGTTCCTTGTTCTGCAATTCCTGCAGCAGCAACAAGGTCGAAAGGGCTGCCCTTGCACCAGATAAGAGCAAACAGTGTCGTGTTTGTGATGCTTGTTTCAATGAGCTGAATAAAACAGCTGAGCATGGCAAAATGAGTTGTGGGTCAAGGATCCGAAAAGAAGAATCTTATACACCAAAGTTATCACGAATGCTTAAGGAAGCAAATTTCATCATGGAAAAAATGAGTTCAGCACAAATTCCCAACCAGAGAAATCAGGAATCAGACACTCTGAATCAAATGCAAAAACAGAGGTGGGGACAGGTAGAATGTCCTGATCAATTCAAATGTGCAAGAGACAACATTCCACATTGGTTGACATCGAAGAAGCAGACAATTGATGTTTGTCGTATAGGGAGAATGACTGATCTAGTCTCACAAAAGACTACTGCCCCTTTGCCACAAGCTACTAATGATAGGAGGAAAGAACAAGCTTTGATGGAAAAGATACTGCTGGAGGAAGTGAAGCAGCTTCAAGCACAG GTAACCACTCTAGCGGAAGAATGCCGGCATAGGAGCCTGAAAATTCAGTTGTATAAACGAAAACTTGAGGAAACCTGGTTGATAGTGAGGGATGAGGCCACAAAGTGCAAAGCTGCAAAGGAGATTATAAAGGTTTTAACAAATCAG AGGAATGCTTTATCAAATAAACTTTTAGATGATCTGGAACTAGGCGGTTCCAGTATCTTGCCTGACCCACCCGACAAAACTCTCGTCACTGGCAAAATTCCACCGCTAAACAGCATCAGGGATCAACACAACATAGAAGAAGTGGATATGCAATCTGCAACATCTTCTAACACTGTTGTGGTGGATGACTCAGCTGTGCATCAGAATGGCAGAAGAGCCTCCAATAGCAGCAGAGGGTATGATGGGGGAACAGATAGCACAGTTGCTCCTACTGACTCCAATGGAGTGATTGAGCAAATTGAGCGTGGGGTGTACATTACAGTCGTTACATCCCCAAGTGGTAAGAAGGGAATCAAGCGCATCCGGTTCAG CCGGAAGCATTTTGGGGAGGCTGAGGCACAGAAATGGTGGGAAGAGAATGAGAGCAGGGTATTTGCAAAGTACAACAGCATGGAATACTTGGCAGTATAA
- the LOC136474583 gene encoding protein CCA1-like isoform X2, with the protein MEMASLEQFPVATDETAVADRAGGGTAVHHPLDPRDMDLSGEEHVPKARKPYTITKQREKWTEDEHRRFLEALQLHGRAWRRIQEHIGTKTAVQIRSHAQKFFTKVVRESSSGTGSNASAGVAPAIQIPPPRPKRKPAHPYPRKVDAAAKKPAPEFKQLEKPPPLRDQDEEGSPTSVLTSAHTVLRAEEGLGSVFANSSSASRSPALSAAGSDERGNGGGSLASSVDGEDACASPRTTAPYTTKVLGDANEVGSEAPIFKLFGKKVVVEDLKTDSSPASAVQATRNGNPIGAAGATSPWNLWQGSVQVQQLMYLVPQPDGFAAQPVVPWFGYNGSLPCAVFYPQAVASSAQEHQQQQQASELLDHRRAQREGSLTGSNMAASSAAAVPAASAAQNSDPAESSRHGPGQENTTSDGYAALRRAAAVPRLTKCASSASFCGRGFVPYKRCAAESEAPRPVAPGEEADGELTRLCL; encoded by the exons ATGGAGATGGCCTCTTTGGAG CAATTTCCGGTGGCAACCGACGAGACCGCCGTTGCCGATCGAGCGGGCGGTGGAACCGCCGTGCATCACCCTCTGGATCCCCGCGACATGGATTTGTCAGGGGAGGAGCACGTGCCCAAG GCGCGGAAGCCGTACACGATCACGAAGCAGCGGGAGAAGTGGACGGAGGACGAGCACCGGCGGTTTCTTGAGGCCCTGCAGCTGCACGGTCGCGCCTGGCGCCGCATACAAG aGCACATCGGCACCAAGACCGCCGTGCAAATCCGGAGCCACGCGCAGAAGTTCTTCACCAAG GTGGTCCGAGAATCATCGTCAGGAACAGGAAGCAACGCCTCCGCGGGCGTCGCGCCGGCGATCCAGATCCCGCCGCCGCGCCCCAAGAGGAAGCCGGCGCACCCTTACCCGCGCAAAGTGGACGCCGCGGCCAAGAAGCCCGCGCCGGAGTTCAAGCAGCTGGAGAAGCCGCCGCCCCTGCGCGACCAGGATGAAGAAGGGTCGCCAACGTCGGTGCTTACCTCGGCGCACACGGTGTTACGAGCGGAGGAGGGGCTGGGCAGCGTGTTCGCGAACAGTTCGAGCGCCAGCAGGTCGCCGGCCCTGTCAGCTGCCGGTTCCGATGAGCGTGGCAACGGCGGCGGCTCGCTGGCCTCGTCGGTGGACGGAGAGGACGCCTGCGCATCACCGAGGACGACAGCGCCATACACCACCAAG GTGCTCGGTGATGCAAACGAAGTGGGATCAGAAGCTCCAATCTTCAAGCTGTTCGGAAAGAAAGTCGTGGTGGAAGACCTGAAAACGGACTCTTCACCTGCGAGCGCTGTCCAGGCAACCAGAAACGGAAATCCTATCGGTGCCGCAGGAGCGACGAGCCCCTGGAATCTGTGGCAGGGCAGCGTCCAGGTGCAGCAGCTCATGTACTTGGTTCCCCAGCCCGACGGCTTCGCGGCGCAACCCGTCGTGCCGTGGTTCGGCTACAACGGGAGCCTGCCGTGCGCGGTGTTCTACCCGCAGGCGGTGGCTTCTTCAGCTCAGGAGCaccagcagcaacagcaggctTCAGAGCTTCTGGATCACAGACGCGCGCAGAGGGAAGGGTCGCTGACAGGTTCGAACATGGCGgcctccagcgccgccgccgtgccggcCGCGTCGGCGGCGCAGAACTCGGACCCCGCGGAGTCGTCCCGCCACGGTCCCGGGCAAGAAAACACTACCAGCGACGGCTACGCGGCGCTGCGGCGGGCTGCCGCCGTCCCGCGGCTGACCAAGTGCGCCAGCTCGGCTTCCTTCTGCGGGAGAGGGTTCGTGCCGTACAAGCGGTGCGCGGCCGAGAGCGAGGCGCCGCGGCCGGTGGCGCCCGGAGAGGAGGCCGACGGCGAGCTGACGAGGCTGTGCTTATGA
- the LOC136474583 gene encoding uncharacterized protein isoform X1: MEQLTEALPKRASTLTRLCSIVIEPNFEAAIAIRHARAIINFGGPGRAREAFATHDSDGGRRSSQSHENQRPPEPSPSSIQFPTGLVDYSRRDREKRAEKIAATRREGGRKRAGKVEKSHPTWRACPCSFSPDASLLLSSPISTSANRAYVKRSPPSLLALSSSSLRRFEKPEVLEGGDLGGGLGRIGFGKFGLDSSTGWRWPLWSNFRWQPTRPPLPIERAVEPPCITLWIPATWICQGRSTCPRRGSRTRSRSSGRSGRRTSTGGFLRPCSCTVAPGAAYKVVRESSSGTGSNASAGVAPAIQIPPPRPKRKPAHPYPRKVDAAAKKPAPEFKQLEKPPPLRDQDEEGSPTSVLTSAHTVLRAEEGLGSVFANSSSASRSPALSAAGSDERGNGGGSLASSVDGEDACASPRTTAPYTTKVLGDANEVGSEAPIFKLFGKKVVVEDLKTDSSPASAVQATRNGNPIGAAGATSPWNLWQGSVQVQQLMYLVPQPDGFAAQPVVPWFGYNGSLPCAVFYPQAVASSAQEHQQQQQASELLDHRRAQREGSLTGSNMAASSAAAVPAASAAQNSDPAESSRHGPGQENTTSDGYAALRRAAAVPRLTKCASSASFCGRGFVPYKRCAAESEAPRPVAPGEEADGELTRLCL, from the exons ATGGAACAGCTAACTGAAGCACTGCCCAAACGTGCATCGACCCTCACCCGCCTTTGCAGCATAGTCATCGAGCCTAATTTTGAGGCTGCTATCGCCATTCGCCACGCCCGAGCGATTATTAATTTTGGAGGCCCCGGCCGGGCGAGGGAAGCATTCGCAACGCATGATAGCGACGGGGGCCGGAGGAGCAGCCAGAGCCACGAGAACCAGCGGCCTCCCGaaccctctccttcctcgattcAATTCCCCACCGGATTGGTGGATTATTCCCGCCGCGACCGAGAAAAAAGAGCCGAGAAAATCGCAGCCACGAGAAGGGAAGGTGGGAGAAAAAGAGCGGGGAAAGTGGAAAAATCCCATCCGACGTGGAGAGCTTGCCCATGCTCTTTTTCTCCCGACGCCTCTCTCCTCTTGTCTTCTCCCATCTCCACCAGTGCAAACCGGGCCTACGTAAAACGTTCGCCTCCTTCGCTtctcgccctctcctcctcctccttgcgcAGGTTTGAGAAGCCTGAGGTATTGGAAGGTGGCGACCTCGGGGGCGGCTTGGGTCGGATTGGTTTCGGGAAGTTTGGTCTTGACTCCAGCACTGGATGGAGATGGCCTCTTTGGAG CAATTTCCGGTGGCAACCGACGAGACCGCCGTTGCCGATCGAGCGGGCGGTGGAACCGCCGTGCATCACCCTCTGGATCCCCGCGACATGGATTTGTCAGGGGAGGAGCACGTGCCCAAG GCGCGGAAGCCGTACACGATCACGAAGCAGCGGGAGAAGTGGACGGAGGACGAGCACCGGCGGTTTCTTGAGGCCCTGCAGCTGCACGGTCGCGCCTGGCGCCGCATACAAG GTGGTCCGAGAATCATCGTCAGGAACAGGAAGCAACGCCTCCGCGGGCGTCGCGCCGGCGATCCAGATCCCGCCGCCGCGCCCCAAGAGGAAGCCGGCGCACCCTTACCCGCGCAAAGTGGACGCCGCGGCCAAGAAGCCCGCGCCGGAGTTCAAGCAGCTGGAGAAGCCGCCGCCCCTGCGCGACCAGGATGAAGAAGGGTCGCCAACGTCGGTGCTTACCTCGGCGCACACGGTGTTACGAGCGGAGGAGGGGCTGGGCAGCGTGTTCGCGAACAGTTCGAGCGCCAGCAGGTCGCCGGCCCTGTCAGCTGCCGGTTCCGATGAGCGTGGCAACGGCGGCGGCTCGCTGGCCTCGTCGGTGGACGGAGAGGACGCCTGCGCATCACCGAGGACGACAGCGCCATACACCACCAAG GTGCTCGGTGATGCAAACGAAGTGGGATCAGAAGCTCCAATCTTCAAGCTGTTCGGAAAGAAAGTCGTGGTGGAAGACCTGAAAACGGACTCTTCACCTGCGAGCGCTGTCCAGGCAACCAGAAACGGAAATCCTATCGGTGCCGCAGGAGCGACGAGCCCCTGGAATCTGTGGCAGGGCAGCGTCCAGGTGCAGCAGCTCATGTACTTGGTTCCCCAGCCCGACGGCTTCGCGGCGCAACCCGTCGTGCCGTGGTTCGGCTACAACGGGAGCCTGCCGTGCGCGGTGTTCTACCCGCAGGCGGTGGCTTCTTCAGCTCAGGAGCaccagcagcaacagcaggctTCAGAGCTTCTGGATCACAGACGCGCGCAGAGGGAAGGGTCGCTGACAGGTTCGAACATGGCGgcctccagcgccgccgccgtgccggcCGCGTCGGCGGCGCAGAACTCGGACCCCGCGGAGTCGTCCCGCCACGGTCCCGGGCAAGAAAACACTACCAGCGACGGCTACGCGGCGCTGCGGCGGGCTGCCGCCGTCCCGCGGCTGACCAAGTGCGCCAGCTCGGCTTCCTTCTGCGGGAGAGGGTTCGTGCCGTACAAGCGGTGCGCGGCCGAGAGCGAGGCGCCGCGGCCGGTGGCGCCCGGAGAGGAGGCCGACGGCGAGCTGACGAGGCTGTGCTTATGA